The Puntigrus tetrazona isolate hp1 chromosome 3, ASM1883169v1, whole genome shotgun sequence genome contains a region encoding:
- the LOC122336412 gene encoding caspase-6-like isoform X1: MASHVKSDEPGSVEKDSAFAAQTDRVNVTETDSMNQSVFSLDPNEEYKMDHKKRGMALIFNHERFYWQLMLPSRSGTNADRENLVRRFRDLGFDVKACDDYKREEVLSTIGEAAAANHVDADCFVCVFLSHGENGHIYAYDGQIEIQEITDLFKGNKCHSLVGKPKIFILQACRGDKHDDAVTPMDVVDSQTVNEVVVDAGALSTLPAGADFLMCYSVAEGYYSHRETVNGSWYIQDLCEILRRYGSTLEFTDVLTLVNRKVSIRSVANCKDRSAIGKKQVPCFASMLTKKLFFRPKK, encoded by the exons ATGGCAAGTCATGTCAAGAGCGATGAGCCTG GGTCTGTGGAGAAGGACAGCGCTTTTGCGGCACAGACAG ACAGAGTGAACGTAACAGAAACTGATAGCATGAATCAAAG TGTATTCAGTCTGGATCCTAATGAGGAGTATAAGATGGACCACAAGAAGCGAGGAATGGCTCTGATCTTTAACCATGAACGTTTTTACTGGCAGCTCATGTTGCCCAGCCGCTCTGGCACAAATGCAGACAGGGAGAACCTTGTTAGAAG ATTTCGAGATCTGGGATTTGACGTCAAGGCTTGCGACGATTACAAACGGGAAGAAGTTTTATCCACAATCGGAGAAG ctgctgctgctaACCATGTAGATGCAGactgttttgtctgtgtatttttaagCCATGGGGAAAATGGTCACATTTATGCCTATGATGGGCAGATTGAAATTCAAGAAATCACTGATCTGTTCAAGGGGAATAAATGCCATAGCCTTGTAGGGAAACCCAAGATCTTCATCTTGCAG GCTTGTCGTGGAGACAAACATGATGATGCTGTGACACCAATGGATGTGGTGGACAGTCAGACGGTCAATGAAGTGGTTGTGGACGCGGGGGCGCTCTCCACCCTTCCAGCAGGAGCAGATTTCCTAATGTGCTATTCAGTAGCTGAAG GATATTACTCTCATCGTGAGACAGTGAATGGCTCGTGGTACATCCAGGATCTGTGCGAAATCCTGAGGCGTTACGGATCGACACTGGAGTTCACTGATGTGCTGACACTCGTTAACAGGAAGGTTTCTATCCGCAGTGTAGCAAACTGCAAGGATCGCTCTGCTATAGGCAAAAAACAAGTGCCTTGCTTTGCGTCCATGCTTACTAAGAAGCTATTTTTCAGGCCTAAGAAGTAA
- the LOC122336412 gene encoding caspase-6-like isoform X2: MNQSVFSLDPNEEYKMDHKKRGMALIFNHERFYWQLMLPSRSGTNADRENLVRRFRDLGFDVKACDDYKREEVLSTIGEAAAANHVDADCFVCVFLSHGENGHIYAYDGQIEIQEITDLFKGNKCHSLVGKPKIFILQACRGDKHDDAVTPMDVVDSQTVNEVVVDAGALSTLPAGADFLMCYSVAEGYYSHRETVNGSWYIQDLCEILRRYGSTLEFTDVLTLVNRKVSIRSVANCKDRSAIGKKQVPCFASMLTKKLFFRPKK, encoded by the exons ATGAATCAAAG TGTATTCAGTCTGGATCCTAATGAGGAGTATAAGATGGACCACAAGAAGCGAGGAATGGCTCTGATCTTTAACCATGAACGTTTTTACTGGCAGCTCATGTTGCCCAGCCGCTCTGGCACAAATGCAGACAGGGAGAACCTTGTTAGAAG ATTTCGAGATCTGGGATTTGACGTCAAGGCTTGCGACGATTACAAACGGGAAGAAGTTTTATCCACAATCGGAGAAG ctgctgctgctaACCATGTAGATGCAGactgttttgtctgtgtatttttaagCCATGGGGAAAATGGTCACATTTATGCCTATGATGGGCAGATTGAAATTCAAGAAATCACTGATCTGTTCAAGGGGAATAAATGCCATAGCCTTGTAGGGAAACCCAAGATCTTCATCTTGCAG GCTTGTCGTGGAGACAAACATGATGATGCTGTGACACCAATGGATGTGGTGGACAGTCAGACGGTCAATGAAGTGGTTGTGGACGCGGGGGCGCTCTCCACCCTTCCAGCAGGAGCAGATTTCCTAATGTGCTATTCAGTAGCTGAAG GATATTACTCTCATCGTGAGACAGTGAATGGCTCGTGGTACATCCAGGATCTGTGCGAAATCCTGAGGCGTTACGGATCGACACTGGAGTTCACTGATGTGCTGACACTCGTTAACAGGAAGGTTTCTATCCGCAGTGTAGCAAACTGCAAGGATCGCTCTGCTATAGGCAAAAAACAAGTGCCTTGCTTTGCGTCCATGCTTACTAAGAAGCTATTTTTCAGGCCTAAGAAGTAA